The nucleotide sequence CGAGAGCCGGAATCATTCTTAACAAAAACACAATTCCCTACGATCCTGAAAAGCCGTTTATAACCTCGGGGGTGAGGATTGGGACCCCTGCCGTTACAACGTGCGGGATGAAAGAGAGTGAGATGGAGGTAATAGCAGACCTCGTGGTCGAAGTACTGACAAAGAAGGAGGATGCTCTCCCGGCAGTACGTCGCCGAGCTACGGAGTTGGCGACTGCTTATGCCCCATACCGTGACGAGAATTGACCTTAGCGACTACGGTTTCGTAGCCGTTGTAGCTGCCGCAGCATCGTTCGTGATAACTCCTATTGTCCGTCGTTGGGCTGTGTCAGTGGGAGCTGTGGTGCAGCCGAATCCTAGGCGGCACGTACACAAGTGGCCGACTCCTACGCTAGGCGGAGTAGCGATGTTCTATGCGTTGCTAGTTTCGATTCTCGCTTCGCTTACCAGACCCGGCCTTCGACCTGTCCTTCAGGCCACAAGCGAGATGTGGGGCGTACTTTTGGGGGCAGCTGTGATTTTTGGTGTCGGAGCTATTGACGACCTTCGGGAAATCTCACCGCCCGCTAAAACAGCCGGCCAGGTTCTTTCTGGGGTTCTTCTTTCCATGTTCGGGGTGACAATTCTCTACCTGAGATTATGGCCGACCGACCACTTCGTAGCTTTGGGGCGCAGCAGTGGCGACCTTGCGCTACTCGTGACAGTTCTCTGGGTGGTTCTCATGAGCAACGCAATCAATCTGGTCGATGGCCTCGACGGGCTGGCCGCCGGAATCGTCGCCATCGCGTCAGCATCTATTTTTGCGTTCGTATACCTGTTTTCGGGCGAGGGAATTATCTCTCCTACTTCCACCGGCCCTCTTGTGGTCGCAATGACCTTCGGAATCTCCATCGGGTTCCTACCCCACAATTTTCATCCCGCCCGCATGTTCATGGGCGATTCAGGGGCGATGCTGCTCGGTTTCCTGATGGCGGCTGCCACGATAGCCATTGGTGGTCAGAGTCCCGATTTGTTTCCAGGCAAGACTTTCTTTTTCTTCGGTCCGATGATCATTCCCATTGTGATCTTGGGAATACCTCTCGCCGACACG is from Acidimicrobiia bacterium and encodes:
- a CDS encoding undecaprenyl/decaprenyl-phosphate alpha-N-acetylglucosaminyl 1-phosphate transferase: MLSRQYVAELRSWRLLMPHTVTRIDLSDYGFVAVVAAAASFVITPIVRRWAVSVGAVVQPNPRRHVHKWPTPTLGGVAMFYALLVSILASLTRPGLRPVLQATSEMWGVLLGAAVIFGVGAIDDLREISPPAKTAGQVLSGVLLSMFGVTILYLRLWPTDHFVALGRSSGDLALLVTVLWVVLMSNAINLVDGLDGLAAGIVAIASASIFAFVYLFSGEGIISPTSTGPLVVAMTFGISIGFLPHNFHPARMFMGDSGAMLLGFLMAAATIAIGGQSPDLFPGKTFFFFGPMIIPIVILGIPLADTAYAVVRRLAGRRSFTSADKEHLHHRLLKMGHGHRRSVLILYAWTALLSLIVLVPAYTGKGNFMAFGLVAAAALGLYTIFFPGKSDSRDQTASF